A single genomic interval of Halichondria panicea chromosome 2, odHalPani1.1, whole genome shotgun sequence harbors:
- the LOC135332091 gene encoding 2-iminobutanoate/2-iminopropanoate deaminase-like, producing MANKIFRKIISTPNAPAAIGPYSQAVLVNTTLYLSGQIGLDPKTGVFVSDNVDDQARQSLINLGAVLEAAGTSFDKVVKTTVLFADLNDFESVNAIYATYFKDKQPARAAFQATKLPKGAKVEIEAVAVVGEIIDESKERLMINSCL from the exons ATGGCTAACAAAATCTTCAGGAAAATCATCAGTACTCCCAATGCGCCTGCGGCTATTGGGCCTTACAG CCAAGCTGTGCTGGTTAATACCACTTTATATTTGTCAGGACAAATCGGACTAGACCCCAAG ACTGGGGTTTTTGTTTCTGACAATGTCGATGATCAAGCTCGCCAATCGTTGATAAATCTGGGTGCTGTTCTAGAAGCTGCTGGTACCTCTTTCGATAAGG TGGTGAAAACAACAGTTCTCTTTGCGGACCTCAACGATTTTGAATCGGTCAACGCCATTTATGCCACCT ATTTCAAAGATAAGCAACCAGCCAGGGCTGCATTTCAGGCAACAAAACTACCCAAG GGGGCAAAGGTTGAGATTGAAGCTGTTGCTGTTGTTGGAGAGATTATAGATGA GTCAAAGGAACGTTTAATGATAAATAGTTGTTTatag
- the LOC135332081 gene encoding uncharacterized protein DDB_G0290685-like yields MGCGGSTSRVVSPEMRPIEEERGQVFQNLDDNESDQTRSETNYQEDELQTCSTTLVLDISNTSSNIIDSRNTEDAAATKIQAKYRGYATRKRLKSKSDRVFSATPSQAVPAVDNAPSQLVGDAIEEEDISDDTQNESGDTRTESDDTQTESGDTRTESGDTQTESDDTRNESGDTRTESGDTRNESGDTLNESDDTRNESGDTQTESDDTRTESGDTRTESGDTQTESDDTQNESGDTEKEHDSTETIEQINVEPGVVEESVERQEDKESVKQDNDEVLQESTADDTD; encoded by the exons ATGGGCTGTGGAGGATCAACATCAAGAGTTGTCTCACCAGAGATGAGACCAATTGAGGAGGAGAGAGGACAAGTGTTTCAGAACCTGGACGACAACGAAAGCGACCAAACTCGCAGTGAAACAAACTATCAAG AAGACGAATTACAGACTTGTAGCACAACTTTGGTACTGGATATATCAAATACAAGCAGCAACATCATTGACAGCAGAAATACAGAAGATGCTGCGGCAACTAAAATACAAGCAAAATATCGAGGTTATGCTACTCGCAAAAGATTGAAGTCCAAAAGTGATCGCGTTTTCTCAGCTACACCCAGTCAAGCAGTGCCAGCTGTGGACAACGCTCCTTCACAACTTGTAGGCGATGCAATTGAAGAAGAAGATATATCAGACGACACTCAAAACGAAAGCGGCGACACTCGAACCGAAAGTGATGACACTCAAACCGAAAGTGGTGACACTCGAACTGAAAGTGGCGACACTCAAACCGAAAGTGACGACACTCGAAACGAAAGTGGCGACACTCGAACCGAAAGTGGCGACACTCGAAACGAAAGTGGCGACACTCTAAACGAAAGTGACGACACTCGAAACGAAAGTGGCGATACTCAAACTGAAAGTGATGACACTCGAACCGAAAGTGGTGACACTCGAACCGAAAGTGGCGACACTCAAACCGAAAGTGACGACACTCAAAACGAAAGTGGCGATACAGAAAAGGAACATGATAGCACAGAGACTATCGAACAAATAAATGTAGAGCCGGGTGTTGTAGAGGAGAGTGTAGAGCGACAGGAGGACAAAGAAAGTGTAAAACAAGACAATGATGAGGTGCTTCAAGAAAGTACAGCAGATGATACTGACTAG